Proteins found in one Phalacrocorax carbo chromosome 14, bPhaCar2.1, whole genome shotgun sequence genomic segment:
- the OCSTAMP gene encoding osteoclast stimulatory transmembrane protein — translation MKSFQARLGHLSATGMRARVYCEDFLFPKVRRTMADQWSVYSKPVPANVRELWTLLLQCSCTTVVIGGLFYNWMFASLEYSQHLCIAMAVSFSLLLLLTLFLVHPARCVFSMIMPTLGTKQGRKLLLSTCIMIVVVNITPNIISNIKTILQIIKCICKNSSESLLNSTALLETASWQFGDAIQETVNSINIYRPMNGHFQFSLLNNSSLIYQQMHLAGEKIGRDFLAVEILVKDSVRVGNRLVAGFSMFYLCFESTWYLKNYLTNLRFDNFYITKKLERLAVEKRSAHLLVGSSKSLIRPSGLKLSREEVMLCLVQAMLLTVALMLMLVVVAMDHFAFRVADTVVRKAAQFSAVPVTLSIKYKAKIGILPSLLRLLLYKELTLLDFEKSYNHSLIFSSAHCRISPPTPPNPSVMLVVGLLFCILYATVFLETYAHRLCRKIAGSFFETWEEKRAHYLYKKLSRKHKEENNCVRN, via the exons ATGAAGAGTTTTCAAGCAAGACTGGGGCACCTCTCCGCCACTGG GATGAGAGCCCGTGTCTACTGTGAAGACTTTCTGTTCCCAAAGGTGCGCAGGACCATGGCAGACCAGTGGTCTGTTTACTCCAAGCCTGTCCCAGCAAACGTCAGAGAGCTGTGGACCTTGCTTCTGCAGTGTTCATGCACTACAGTGGTGATAGGAGGCCTCTTTTACAACTGGATGTTTGCTTCCCTGGAGTACTCCCAGCACCTCTGCATTGCAATGGCAGTCTCCTTCAGTCTGCTCCTTCTCCTGACCCTTTTCTTGGTGCATCCTGCCCGTTGTGTCTTCAGTATGATCATGCCTACGTTAGGTACCAAACAAGGCCGGAAACTTCTCTTGTCAACCTGCATCATGATAGTAGTGGTTAACATAACACCCAACATCATAAGCAACATTAAAACCATACTGCAAATTATAAAGTGCATCTGCAAGAATTCCTCTGAGAGTCTTCTGAACTCAACTGCTCTGCTAGAGACAGCTTCCTGGCAGTTTGGGGATGCAATCCAGGAAACAGTTAATTCCATTAATATTTATAGGCCTATGAATggacattttcagttttctttgcttaaCAACAGCAGCTTGATTTACCAACAAATGCACCTTGCTGGTGAGAAAATTGGGAGGGACTTTTTGGCTGTTGAGATACTGGTCAAAGACTCTGTACGAGTAGGCAACAGGCTGGTTGCTGGCTTCTCCATGTTCTATCTCTGTTTTGAGTCCACCTGGTATTTGAAAAATTATCTGACCAACCTTCGCTTTGACAATTTTTACATCACGAAGAAGCTGGAGCGTTTAGCTGTGGAGAAAAGATCAGCTCATCTGCTGGTGGGCTCATCCAAAAGCCTTATTCGACCATCAGGCTTGAAGTTGTCCCGGGAAGAAGTTATGCTGTGCCTCGTGCAAGCCATGCTTCTCACTGTGGCCCTGATGCTGATGCTGGTGGTCGTGGCAATGGACCACTTTGCATTCAGGGTGGCAGACACCGTGGTGAGAAAGGCGGCTCAGTTCTCTGCGGTGCCCGTCACTCTCAGCATCAAATACAAA GCTAAAATAGGGATCCTGCCCTCTCTTTTGAGACTCCTTCTTTACAAAGAATTAACACTTCTGGACTTTGAAAAAAGCTACAACCATTCTCTGATCTTCAGCTCTGCCCACTGTAGGATCAGTCCCCCGACGCCTCCCAACCCCTCTGTGATGCTTGTCGTGGGGCTGCTCTTCTGCATCCTCTACGCCACCGTATTCCTGGAAACCTATGCACACCGCCTGTGCAGAAAAATTGCAGGCTCCTTCTTTGAGACCTGGGAGGAGAAGCGAGCACATTACCTCTACAAGAAGCTGTCCAGGAAgcacaaagaggaaaataactgCGTGAGAAACTAA